From the Gallaecimonas kandeliae genome, one window contains:
- the apt gene encoding adenine phosphoribosyltransferase: protein MSMNQDSLALIKAAIKSIPDYPKPGILFRDVTSLMQDPRAFAESITALAEHFEDQGFTKVVGAEARGFIFGAPLALALGVGFVPVRKPGKLPRQTLSQTYELEYGQDMLEIHTDAIVPGDKVLLVDDLLATGGTIEATAKLVRELGGDASQAAFIVSLPELGGIQRLEKQGIAIFDLVQFEGH, encoded by the coding sequence ATGAGCATGAACCAAGACAGCCTGGCGTTGATCAAAGCCGCCATCAAGTCCATCCCCGACTACCCCAAGCCGGGCATCCTCTTCCGTGACGTGACCAGCCTGATGCAGGACCCTCGCGCTTTTGCCGAGAGCATCACGGCGCTGGCCGAGCATTTCGAAGATCAGGGTTTCACCAAAGTGGTGGGCGCCGAGGCCCGCGGCTTCATCTTCGGCGCGCCCCTGGCCCTGGCCCTGGGCGTCGGTTTCGTGCCGGTGCGCAAGCCCGGCAAGCTGCCCCGCCAGACCCTGTCCCAGACCTACGAGCTGGAGTACGGCCAGGACATGCTGGAGATCCACACCGACGCCATAGTCCCAGGTGACAAGGTGTTGCTGGTGGACGACCTGCTGGCTACCGGCGGCACCATCGAAGCCACCGCCAAGCTGGTGCGGGAGCTGGGTGGCGACGCCAGCCAGGCCGCCTTCATCGTTTCCCTGCCGGAGCTGGGCGGTATCCAGCGCCTGGAAAAACAGGGCATCGCCATCTTCGACCTGGTGCAGTTCGAAGGGCATTGA